One genomic window of Gallaecimonas sp. GXIMD4217 includes the following:
- the rsfS gene encoding ribosome silencing factor translates to MNGEELKLFVVDKADDLKAVDIQAIDVRGKSSVTEFIVVCSGTSRTHVNAIAENVITESKHAGLQPLGVEGKETGEWVLVDLGDVVLHVMQEQTRDFYQLEKLWS, encoded by the coding sequence ATGAACGGCGAAGAACTGAAACTGTTTGTTGTAGACAAGGCCGACGACCTCAAGGCGGTCGACATCCAGGCCATAGACGTGCGCGGCAAGTCCTCCGTGACCGAATTCATCGTGGTGTGCAGCGGCACCTCCCGCACCCATGTCAACGCCATCGCCGAGAACGTCATCACCGAGTCCAAGCACGCCGGCCTGCAGCCGCTGGGCGTGGAAGGCAAGGAAACCGGCGAATGGGTGCTGGTGGACCTGGGCGACGTGGTGCTGCACGTGATGCAGGAGCAGACCCGCGACTTCTACCAGCTCGAGAAGCTCTGGAGCTGA
- the holA gene encoding DNA polymerase III subunit delta, which translates to MQVRPHQLHQDLRRHQPPLVMVFGDDSFLVEEALDVVRSHARDWGAEERLRLAVEAGFDWQQLWDEYHALSLFATRRLIELDLNTKLDDMGRSTLTELLANPNPDIILLLRGPRAEKSMTGAKWFKTLEQAGFYVPIYSLDERQFPGWLSRRLQQVGLNATPDALAMLATFTEGNLLAASQEVQKLALLHQGQLDRAMVEAAVLDHARFDLFQWTEALLGDDAAKALRVLARIREEGLEPPLLIWALDRELEQLLALLSAADPQAELARRRMPPQRKPLYQKALRKLSAGRLRQIQRHLAWLDQHFKLSDDGDVWPGLMDLTLAFFPGQRPRLDVIRPGYAS; encoded by the coding sequence ATGCAGGTGCGCCCCCACCAGCTGCACCAGGACCTGCGCCGCCACCAGCCGCCCCTGGTGATGGTGTTCGGCGATGACAGCTTCCTGGTGGAGGAGGCCCTGGATGTGGTGCGCAGCCACGCCCGGGACTGGGGCGCCGAGGAAAGGCTGAGGCTGGCCGTGGAGGCCGGCTTCGACTGGCAGCAGCTGTGGGACGAATACCACGCCCTGTCGCTGTTCGCCACCCGCCGCCTCATCGAGCTGGATCTCAATACCAAGCTGGACGACATGGGCCGCAGTACCCTCACCGAGCTGCTGGCCAACCCCAACCCGGACATCATCCTGCTGCTGCGCGGCCCCCGGGCCGAAAAGAGCATGACCGGCGCCAAGTGGTTCAAGACCCTGGAGCAGGCCGGCTTCTACGTGCCCATCTACAGCCTGGACGAACGCCAGTTCCCCGGCTGGCTGAGCCGGCGCCTGCAACAGGTGGGCCTCAACGCCACACCGGACGCCCTGGCCATGCTGGCCACCTTCACCGAAGGCAACCTGCTGGCCGCCAGCCAGGAGGTGCAGAAGCTGGCGCTGCTGCACCAGGGCCAGCTGGACAGGGCCATGGTGGAGGCGGCGGTACTGGACCATGCCCGTTTCGATCTCTTCCAGTGGACAGAGGCCCTGCTCGGCGACGACGCCGCCAAGGCGCTGCGGGTACTGGCGCGGATCCGCGAGGAGGGCCTGGAGCCGCCGCTGCTGATCTGGGCCCTGGACCGGGAGCTGGAGCAGCTGCTGGCCCTGCTCAGCGCCGCCGATCCCCAGGCCGAGCTGGCCAGGCGGCGCATGCCGCCCCAGCGCAAGCCCCTCTACCAGAAGGCACTGCGTAAGCTGAGCGCCGGCCGCCTGCGGCAGATCCAGCGCCACCTGGCCTGGCTGGACCAGCATTTCAAGCTCAGCGACGACGGCGACGTCTGGCCCGGGCTGATGGATCTGACCCTGGCCTTCTTCCCCGGCCAGCGACCGCGCCTGGACGTCATTCGCCCCGGCTACGCCTCATGA
- the corC gene encoding CNNM family magnesium/cobalt transport protein CorC (CorC(YbeX) belongs to the Cyclin M Mg2+ Exporter (CNNM) family, and was characterized as belonging to a set of three proteins, at least one of which must be present for CorA to function.) — MSDDNPHSSQGSSKGWLEKLSQLFTDEPQNREDLAEVIQNASERELIDDQTREMIQGVLEVADMRVREIMIPRSQIVAIDKSQSVDEFLPIVIESAHSRFPVINEDKDHVEGILLAKDLLKFGFGQSEQPFDIEQVMRPAVVVPESKRVDVLLKEFRSGRFHMAIVVDEFGGVSGLVTIEDILEEIVGEIEDEYDAEEETGDDIRRLTSRKYNVAALTPIDDFNAFFGTSYSDEEVDTVGGLVLHAFGHLPARGEEVSIGEFHFKVTRSDKRRLQQLQVTLPGDEDNGE, encoded by the coding sequence ATGAGCGACGACAACCCCCACTCGAGCCAAGGCTCATCCAAGGGCTGGCTGGAAAAGCTGAGCCAGCTGTTCACCGATGAGCCGCAAAACCGCGAAGACCTCGCCGAGGTCATCCAGAACGCTTCAGAGCGCGAACTGATCGACGACCAGACCCGGGAGATGATCCAGGGCGTACTGGAGGTGGCCGACATGCGGGTGAGGGAGATCATGATCCCCCGCTCCCAGATCGTCGCCATCGACAAGAGCCAGAGCGTCGATGAATTCCTGCCCATCGTCATCGAATCCGCCCACTCCCGCTTCCCGGTCATCAACGAAGACAAGGATCACGTGGAAGGCATACTGCTGGCCAAGGATCTGCTCAAGTTCGGCTTCGGCCAGTCCGAGCAGCCCTTCGACATCGAGCAGGTGATGCGCCCGGCGGTGGTGGTCCCCGAATCCAAGCGGGTCGACGTGCTGCTCAAGGAGTTCCGCTCCGGCCGCTTCCACATGGCCATAGTGGTGGACGAATTCGGCGGCGTCTCCGGCCTGGTCACCATAGAGGACATCCTCGAGGAGATCGTCGGCGAGATCGAAGACGAATACGACGCCGAGGAAGAAACCGGCGACGATATCCGCCGCCTCACCTCCCGCAAATACAATGTGGCGGCCCTGACCCCCATCGACGACTTCAATGCCTTCTTCGGTACCAGCTACTCCGACGAGGAAGTAGATACCGTCGGCGGCCTGGTGCTGCACGCCTTCGGCCACTTGCCGGCCCGGGGCGAGGAAGTCAGCATAGGTGAATTCCACTTCAAGGTGACCCGCTCCGACAAGCGCCGCCTGCAGCAGCTGCAGGTGACCCTGCCCGGCGACGAAGACAACGGCGAATGA
- the lptE gene encoding LPS assembly lipoprotein LptE yields MRWLLMAVTLLAAGCGFHLKGSHALPDELRTLSLSSFDRYARATVLVREQLERGGATLGASGPQVHLIRDKLDRQTLSLFASGQVAEYELIYTLDWQLIRPEAEPLDFQVEVRRDYQDDPTRTLAKDRERQLLLEEMRREAASRLLAQLSQQGR; encoded by the coding sequence ATGCGTTGGCTGTTGATGGCGGTCACTTTGCTGGCCGCCGGCTGTGGATTCCACCTCAAGGGCAGCCATGCGCTGCCCGACGAGCTGCGCACCCTGTCCCTGAGTTCCTTCGACCGCTACGCCCGCGCCACCGTGCTGGTACGCGAGCAACTGGAGCGCGGCGGCGCCACCCTGGGCGCCAGCGGCCCCCAGGTGCATCTGATCAGGGACAAGCTGGATCGCCAGACCCTGAGCCTGTTCGCCTCCGGCCAGGTGGCCGAATACGAGCTCATCTACACCCTGGACTGGCAGCTGATCCGCCCAGAGGCTGAGCCTCTGGATTTCCAGGTGGAAGTGCGCCGGGACTACCAGGACGATCCTACCCGCACCCTGGCCAAGGACAGGGAACGCCAGCTGCTGCTGGAGGAAATGCGCAGGGAGGCCGCCAGCCGGCTGCTGGCCCAGCTGAGCCAGCAGGGCCGCTGA
- the rlmH gene encoding 23S rRNA (pseudouridine(1915)-N(3))-methyltransferase RlmH, with translation MRLKLIAVGTKMPAWVQDGFDEYQRRFPRDCALELVEIPAGKRGKNADVARILDKEGQQMLAAAQGCRVVTLDIPGKPWDTHDLARELTRWQHDGRDVAILVGGPEGLSPECKRAAEQSWSLSRLTLPHPLVRIVMAEALYRAWSLNNNHPYHRE, from the coding sequence ATGCGGCTCAAGCTCATTGCCGTCGGCACCAAGATGCCGGCCTGGGTCCAGGACGGTTTCGACGAATACCAGCGCCGCTTCCCCAGGGACTGCGCCCTGGAGCTGGTGGAGATCCCCGCCGGCAAGCGCGGCAAGAACGCCGACGTGGCCCGCATCCTCGACAAGGAAGGCCAGCAGATGCTGGCCGCGGCCCAGGGCTGCCGCGTCGTCACCCTGGACATCCCCGGCAAGCCCTGGGACACCCATGATCTGGCCAGGGAGCTGACCCGCTGGCAGCACGACGGCCGCGACGTGGCCATACTGGTGGGCGGCCCCGAGGGGCTGAGCCCCGAGTGCAAGCGGGCCGCCGAACAGTCCTGGTCCCTGTCCAGGCTGACCCTGCCCCACCCCCTGGTGCGCATCGTCATGGCCGAGGCCCTGTACCGGGCCTGGAGCCTGAACAACAACCATCCGTACCACAGGGAGTAA
- the ybeY gene encoding rRNA maturation RNase YbeY, which yields MTLYLDLQLATEACDLPDQAQLETWVTAALAGSGRDETELTIRLVDEEESRSLNHQYRGKDKPTNVLSFPFEAPPGIELPLLGDLVICAPVVAHEAAEQGKSLQAHWAHMVIHGTLHLLGYDHIKDEDAEVMEAREKALLAELGYPDPYRIQDV from the coding sequence ATGACCCTCTACCTGGATCTGCAACTGGCCACCGAGGCCTGCGACCTGCCCGACCAGGCCCAGCTGGAGACCTGGGTCACCGCCGCCCTGGCCGGCAGCGGCCGCGACGAGACGGAGCTCACCATCCGCCTTGTCGACGAGGAAGAGAGCCGTAGCCTCAACCACCAGTACCGCGGCAAGGACAAGCCCACCAATGTGCTGTCCTTCCCCTTCGAGGCACCGCCCGGCATCGAACTGCCGCTGCTGGGCGACCTGGTGATCTGCGCCCCCGTGGTGGCCCACGAGGCCGCCGAGCAGGGCAAGAGCCTGCAGGCCCACTGGGCCCATATGGTCATCCACGGCACCTTGCATTTGCTGGGGTATGACCATATAAAGGACGAGGATGCCGAGGTGATGGAAGCCCGTGAGAAAGCCCTGCTGGCGGAACTGGGTTACCCGGATCCCTACCGTATCCAAGATGTTTGA
- the nadD gene encoding nicotinate-nucleotide adenylyltransferase — MSTLGLFGGTFDPIHLGHLRMAEEVREAFGLEQVSLLPNHVPPHRANPLSAPRHRLAMARLAVRDNPTLVVDDRELRRNSPSYTLLTLQELKAEAPQRGLLFIMGMDSLLSFTSWHQWQRILELCSLAVCCRPGHVLEKQQLAEPLRERLVEHPREVTGPGQICCLATTELAISATDIRARVAAGQSLRYLVPDAVAGYIDEHGLYRG; from the coding sequence ATGAGCACCCTGGGCCTGTTCGGCGGCACCTTCGATCCCATCCACCTGGGCCACCTGCGCATGGCCGAGGAGGTCCGCGAGGCCTTTGGCCTGGAGCAGGTCTCGCTGCTGCCCAACCATGTGCCGCCGCACCGGGCCAATCCCCTCAGCGCCCCCCGCCACCGCCTGGCCATGGCCAGGCTGGCGGTGCGTGACAACCCCACCCTGGTGGTGGACGACCGCGAGCTCAGGCGGAACAGCCCCTCCTATACCCTGCTGACCTTGCAGGAACTCAAGGCCGAGGCCCCCCAGCGGGGGCTGCTGTTCATCATGGGCATGGACAGCCTGCTGTCCTTCACCAGCTGGCACCAGTGGCAGCGCATTCTTGAGCTCTGCTCCCTGGCGGTCTGCTGCCGCCCCGGCCATGTGCTGGAAAAACAGCAGCTTGCGGAACCCCTGCGGGAAAGGCTGGTCGAACACCCCCGTGAGGTGACGGGCCCGGGGCAGATCTGCTGCCTGGCCACCACCGAGCTGGCCATCTCCGCCACCGACATCAGGGCCAGGGTCGCCGCCGGCCAGAGCCTGCGCTACCTGGTGCCGGATGCCGTGGCCGGCTACATAGACGAGCACGGCCTGTACCGGGGCTGA
- a CDS encoding PhoH family protein: MASQLITTQVHLEPADLDRLAALCGPFDDNLKQIERRLGVEINYRDNLFQVLGKPLVTKAVTELLKSLYVETAPVKGQAPDLDPEQVHLAIQELKVLDQEGDHHSLGKEIFVKTKRGVIKPRTPNQGQYIHNIFHHDISFGVGPAGTGKTYLAVACAVDALERQEIRRILLTRPAVEAGEKLGFLPGDLSQKVDPYLRPLYDALFEMLGFEKVERLIERNVIEVAPLAYMRGRTLNDAFVILDESQNTTVEQMKMFLTRIGFNSKAVITGDITQVDLPRNVRSGLRHAIEVLKDVDEVSFNFFQAGDVVRHPVVSRIIQAYEAHEESQTRARDAAKAKKEAEKAEQKDDKA; encoded by the coding sequence TTGGCTAGCCAACTGATCACCACCCAAGTCCACCTGGAGCCGGCCGACCTGGACAGGCTGGCCGCGCTCTGTGGCCCCTTCGACGACAACCTCAAGCAGATCGAGCGCCGCCTGGGCGTGGAGATCAACTACAGGGACAACCTGTTCCAGGTCCTCGGCAAGCCCCTGGTGACCAAGGCGGTCACCGAGCTGCTCAAGTCCCTGTACGTGGAGACGGCGCCGGTCAAGGGCCAGGCCCCGGATCTGGATCCGGAGCAGGTGCACCTGGCCATCCAGGAGCTCAAGGTGCTGGACCAGGAAGGCGATCACCACAGCCTGGGCAAGGAGATCTTCGTCAAGACCAAGCGCGGCGTCATCAAGCCCCGCACCCCCAACCAGGGCCAGTACATCCACAACATCTTCCACCACGACATCAGCTTCGGGGTGGGCCCGGCCGGCACCGGCAAGACCTACCTGGCGGTGGCCTGCGCCGTGGACGCCCTGGAGCGCCAGGAGATCCGCCGCATCCTGCTGACCCGTCCCGCCGTGGAAGCGGGCGAGAAGCTGGGCTTTCTGCCCGGCGACCTCAGCCAGAAGGTGGACCCCTACCTGAGGCCCCTCTACGACGCCCTCTTTGAGATGCTGGGCTTCGAGAAGGTGGAGCGCCTCATCGAGCGCAACGTCATCGAAGTGGCGCCCCTGGCCTACATGCGCGGCCGCACCCTCAACGACGCCTTCGTGATCCTGGACGAGAGCCAGAACACCACGGTCGAGCAGATGAAGATGTTCCTGACCCGCATCGGCTTCAATTCCAAGGCGGTGATCACCGGTGACATCACCCAGGTGGATCTGCCCCGCAACGTCCGCTCCGGCCTGCGCCACGCCATCGAGGTGCTCAAGGACGTGGACGAGGTGTCCTTCAACTTCTTCCAGGCCGGCGACGTGGTCCGCCACCCCGTGGTGTCGCGGATCATCCAGGCCTACGAGGCCCACGAGGAATCCCAGACCAGGGCCAGGGACGCCGCCAAGGCCAAAAAGGAAGCCGAAAAGGCCGAACAGAAGGACGACAAGGCATGA
- the lnt gene encoding apolipoprotein N-acyltransferase gives MTPKALTWPALLMAALAGALSHLAFAPYHQAWLLLLALPLWLATLQDRSPGQGAALGFAFGMGLFTTGISWVHVSMAQFGGLPLIASLALMALLAAYLSLYPALVGYCLNRYFPVANAARYLLALPVLWLLAEWLRGRLLTGFPWLNLGTSQLHSPFGNLMPIGGEALAGLALLLSTGALALAWQRRHWRWAMLALLPLASALLPQSWVSESGQSRTVALVQGNIKQSIKWDPDSLWPTLLRYQDLSRPHMDADILLWPEAAVPSIEPFEQDFLHRLDDSAAFRGTSLITGIIDYDQLGNRYYNSVIVLNGDYRYGGANRYNKHHLLPIGEFVPFGDLLRPLAPFFNLPMSDFDRGPADQANLHLSGLKAAMAICYEVAFGDEWRRNVGPDTDLLMTVSNDAWFGDSIGPWQHLQIAQVRARELGRPMLRATNDGVTATIGPDGRLRRLLPRFVPAVLTDELPLVEGQTPYARFGSLWLWTLLPLLLLAWRLRHH, from the coding sequence ATGACCCCCAAGGCCCTGACCTGGCCGGCCCTGCTGATGGCAGCGCTGGCCGGCGCCCTCAGCCACCTGGCCTTTGCCCCCTATCACCAGGCCTGGCTGCTGCTGCTGGCCCTGCCGCTGTGGCTGGCCACCCTGCAGGACAGGAGCCCGGGCCAGGGCGCGGCTCTGGGCTTTGCCTTCGGCATGGGCCTGTTCACCACCGGCATCAGCTGGGTGCATGTGTCCATGGCCCAGTTCGGTGGCCTGCCGCTCATTGCCAGCCTGGCGCTGATGGCGCTGCTGGCCGCCTACCTCAGCCTCTATCCGGCCCTGGTCGGCTACTGCCTCAACCGCTACTTCCCCGTCGCCAACGCCGCCCGCTACCTGCTGGCCCTGCCGGTGCTCTGGCTGCTGGCGGAATGGCTGCGGGGCCGGCTGCTGACCGGCTTCCCCTGGCTCAACCTCGGCACCAGCCAGCTCCATAGCCCCTTCGGCAACCTCATGCCCATCGGCGGCGAGGCCCTGGCCGGCCTGGCCCTGCTGCTTAGCACGGGCGCCCTGGCTCTGGCCTGGCAGCGCCGCCACTGGCGCTGGGCGATGCTGGCCCTGCTGCCCCTGGCCAGCGCCCTGCTGCCCCAGAGCTGGGTATCGGAAAGCGGCCAGAGCCGCACCGTGGCCCTGGTCCAGGGCAACATCAAGCAGAGCATCAAGTGGGATCCGGACAGCCTCTGGCCGACCCTGCTGCGCTACCAGGACCTCAGCCGCCCGCACATGGACGCCGACATCCTGCTCTGGCCGGAGGCGGCCGTGCCCTCCATCGAGCCCTTCGAGCAGGACTTCCTGCACCGCCTGGACGACAGCGCCGCCTTCCGCGGCACCAGCCTGATCACCGGCATCATCGACTACGATCAGCTCGGCAACCGCTACTACAACAGCGTCATCGTCCTCAATGGTGACTACCGGTACGGCGGTGCCAACCGCTACAACAAGCACCACCTGCTGCCCATAGGCGAGTTCGTGCCCTTTGGCGATCTGCTCAGGCCCCTGGCGCCCTTCTTCAACCTGCCCATGTCCGACTTCGACCGGGGCCCGGCCGACCAGGCCAACCTGCACCTGAGCGGCCTCAAGGCCGCCATGGCCATCTGCTACGAGGTGGCCTTCGGCGACGAGTGGCGGCGCAATGTCGGCCCGGACACCGACCTGTTGATGACGGTCTCCAACGACGCCTGGTTCGGCGACAGCATAGGCCCCTGGCAGCACCTGCAGATAGCCCAGGTCAGGGCCAGGGAGCTGGGCCGGCCCATGTTGAGGGCCACCAACGACGGCGTCACCGCCACCATAGGCCCGGACGGCCGGCTGCGGCGGCTGTTGCCCCGCTTCGTGCCGGCCGTGCTCACCGACGAGCTGCCCCTGGTGGAGGGCCAGACCCCCTACGCCCGCTTCGGCAGCCTCTGGCTGTGGACCCTGCTGCCGCTGTTGCTGCTGGCCTGGCGGCTGCGCCACCATTAA
- the leuS gene encoding leucine--tRNA ligase: MQEQYRPELIEPEVQSHWEANGTFTATEDAGKEKFYCLSMFPYPSGRLHMGHVRNYTLGDVIARYQRMQGKNVLQPMGWDAFGLPAENAAIKNKTAPAKWTYENIDYMKAQLKRLGFGYDWGRELATCKPDYYRWEQWFFTKLHDKGLVYKKTSAVNWCPNDQTVLANEQVVDGCCWRCDTPVEQKEIPQWFVRITDYADQLLADLDDLEGWPEQVKTMQRHWIGRSFGVELDFGVAGRDEQLSVYTTRPDTLMGVTYVAIAAGHPLAEEAAAKSPELAAFLDECKHHKVAEAELATMEKKGMDTGLKAVHPLTGEEVPVWVANFVLMDYGSGAVMSVPGHDQRDYEFAQKYGLAIKQVIKPADEAECDLNQAAFTDKGLLVNSGEFDGLDFDAAFDAIAAKLESLGRGRKTTNYRLRDWGVSRQRYWGAPIPMLNLEDGSTVPVPADQLPVRLPEDVVMDGVNSPIKADAQWRQTSYNGQAAEHETDTFDTFMESSWYYARYTSAQCDDAMLDPAKANYWLPVDQYIGGIEHAVMHLLYSRFFHKLLRDEGLVDSDEPFKRLLCQGMVLADAFYYTNENGGREWVSPLDVTVERDDKGRITKAVDNEGRELVYAGMSKMSKSKNNGIDPQVMVDKYGADTVRLFMMFAAPPELTLEWQESGVEGANRFLKRLWKLAHDHSAKGPAPALDVAALSGDQKALRRDLHKTIAKVDDDLGRRQTFNTAIAAIMELLNKLQKAPQDSDQDRALLQEALMAVTLMLHPIAPHMTRAMYQALGGEGDIEHQDFPKADAKAMVEDEKLVVVQVNGKLRAKITVAADADQDSVQALAMEQDAVQKFTDGKTLRKVIYVPGKLLNIVAN, encoded by the coding sequence ATGCAAGAGCAATACCGTCCGGAGCTGATCGAGCCCGAAGTCCAGAGCCACTGGGAAGCCAACGGCACCTTCACCGCCACCGAAGATGCCGGCAAGGAAAAGTTCTACTGCCTGTCCATGTTCCCCTACCCGTCCGGCAGGCTGCACATGGGCCACGTGCGCAACTACACCCTGGGTGACGTGATCGCCCGCTACCAGCGCATGCAGGGCAAGAACGTGCTCCAGCCCATGGGCTGGGATGCCTTCGGCCTGCCGGCGGAAAACGCTGCCATCAAGAACAAGACAGCCCCGGCCAAGTGGACCTACGAGAACATCGACTACATGAAGGCCCAGCTCAAGCGCCTGGGCTTCGGCTACGACTGGGGCCGGGAGCTGGCCACCTGCAAGCCCGACTACTACCGCTGGGAACAGTGGTTCTTCACCAAGCTCCATGACAAGGGCCTGGTCTACAAGAAGACCTCCGCCGTCAACTGGTGCCCCAACGACCAGACCGTGCTGGCCAACGAGCAGGTGGTGGACGGCTGCTGCTGGCGCTGCGACACCCCGGTGGAGCAGAAGGAGATCCCCCAGTGGTTCGTGCGCATCACCGACTATGCCGACCAGCTGCTGGCCGACCTGGACGACCTGGAAGGCTGGCCTGAGCAGGTCAAGACCATGCAGCGCCACTGGATCGGCCGCTCCTTCGGGGTCGAGCTGGACTTCGGCGTCGCCGGCCGTGACGAGCAGCTGTCCGTCTACACCACCCGCCCCGACACCCTGATGGGCGTCACCTATGTGGCCATCGCCGCCGGCCATCCCCTGGCCGAGGAAGCCGCCGCCAAGAGCCCCGAACTGGCCGCCTTCCTGGACGAGTGCAAGCACCACAAGGTCGCCGAGGCCGAGCTGGCCACCATGGAGAAGAAGGGCATGGACACCGGCCTCAAGGCCGTGCATCCCCTGACCGGCGAGGAAGTGCCGGTATGGGTGGCCAACTTCGTGCTGATGGACTACGGCTCCGGCGCCGTCATGTCCGTCCCCGGCCACGACCAGCGCGACTACGAATTCGCCCAGAAATACGGTCTGGCCATCAAGCAGGTGATCAAGCCCGCCGATGAGGCCGAGTGCGACCTGAACCAGGCCGCCTTCACCGACAAGGGCCTGCTGGTCAACTCCGGCGAGTTCGACGGCCTGGACTTCGACGCCGCCTTCGACGCCATCGCCGCCAAGCTTGAAAGCCTGGGCCGCGGCCGCAAGACCACCAACTACCGCCTGCGCGACTGGGGCGTCAGCCGCCAGCGCTACTGGGGCGCCCCCATCCCCATGCTGAACCTGGAAGACGGCAGCACCGTGCCGGTGCCCGCCGACCAGCTGCCGGTGCGCCTGCCCGAAGACGTGGTGATGGACGGCGTCAACTCCCCCATCAAGGCCGACGCCCAGTGGCGCCAGACCAGCTACAACGGCCAGGCGGCGGAGCACGAGACCGACACCTTCGACACCTTCATGGAGTCCAGCTGGTACTACGCCCGCTACACCAGCGCCCAGTGCGACGACGCCATGCTGGATCCGGCCAAGGCCAACTACTGGCTGCCCGTTGATCAGTACATCGGCGGCATCGAGCACGCGGTGATGCACCTGCTCTACTCCCGCTTCTTCCACAAGCTGCTGCGCGACGAAGGCCTGGTGGACTCCGACGAGCCCTTCAAGCGTCTGCTCTGCCAGGGCATGGTGCTGGCCGACGCCTTCTACTATACGAATGAGAACGGCGGCCGCGAGTGGGTCTCGCCCCTGGACGTCACCGTCGAGCGCGACGACAAGGGCCGCATCACCAAGGCCGTGGACAACGAAGGCCGCGAGCTGGTCTACGCCGGCATGTCCAAGATGTCCAAGTCCAAGAACAACGGCATCGATCCCCAGGTGATGGTGGACAAGTACGGCGCCGACACCGTGCGCCTGTTCATGATGTTCGCCGCCCCGCCGGAGCTGACCCTGGAGTGGCAGGAAAGCGGCGTGGAAGGCGCCAACCGCTTCCTCAAGCGGCTGTGGAAGCTGGCCCATGACCACAGCGCCAAGGGCCCGGCCCCGGCCCTGGACGTGGCAGCCCTCAGCGGCGACCAGAAGGCCCTGCGCCGGGATCTGCACAAGACCATTGCCAAGGTCGACGACGACCTGGGCCGCCGCCAGACCTTCAACACCGCCATCGCCGCCATCATGGAGCTGCTCAACAAGCTGCAGAAGGCGCCCCAGGACAGCGACCAGGACCGTGCCCTGCTCCAGGAAGCCCTGATGGCCGTGACCCTGATGCTGCACCCCATAGCCCCGCACATGACCCGCGCCATGTACCAGGCCCTGGGCGGCGAAGGCGACATCGAGCACCAGGACTTCCCCAAGGCCGACGCCAAGGCCATGGTCGAGGACGAGAAGCTGGTGGTGGTCCAGGTCAACGGCAAGCTGCGCGCCAAGATCACCGTGGCCGCCGACGCCGACCAGGACAGCGTCCAGGCCCTGGCCATGGAGCAGGATGCGGTACAGAAGTTCACCGACGGCAAGACCCTGCGCAAGGTGATCTATGTGCCCGGCAAGCTGCTCAACATCGTTGCCAACTAG